TAGCACTTATTGCTCTCACACTTATTTTTGTTCGTCCTCACATAGATGATTTAGAAAGCAGCATCAAACGAGAAATTAGCTAACATATTGTTGTTCATCGCCCAGATGATTTAGAAAATTGTTTGAATAATATGGACAATCCAGCCAATGTTCGTCATCGCCCAGATGATTTAGAAAACATCCCCGCTTGCACAAAATCTAATAATGGAGTTGCTCATCGCCCAGATGATTTAGAAAATCAACCGACTTTCTTTCAAGCCCTGATTGAAGTTGCTCATCGCCCAGATGATTTAGAAAACCGAAATTCAGACCCGCATTAATAACGTCTTGTTGTTCATCGCATAGATGATTTAGAGAAAAGTTGGTTGAACCATATTCTGATGATGTAAGTTCGTCATCGTTCAGATGATTTAGAAAACATTATCTTTGGTTCGCCAAATGAGTACTGCGTTTCTCATCGCACAGATGATTTAGAAATAAAGCCGTTCCGTTTAGCTTTAGTGGTTTTAGTTTCTCATCGCTCAGATGATTTAGAAAATGACTTTACGTGGTTGTTTTTCATCTTTTGGGTTTCTCATCGCTCAGATGATTTAGAAAACAAAACTAAGGCTTCTTGTCTTGATGATGTCGTTTCTCATCGCTCAGATGATTTAGAAACTGAATAGCACCATATTGTTTCTGCGATCTTTGTTTCTCATCGCTCAGATGATTTAGAAAATAAGTGGCAATGATTCAAACTGTTCTAATAGGTTTCTCATCGCTCAGATGATTTAGAAATGGTCAAGAACGTGTATATCACCACCCAACTTGTTGCTCATCGCCCAGATGATTTAGAAATTTCCCTCTAATCATCTGAGAAATGTGGCTAGGTTCTTCATCGCATAGATGATTTAGAAATCAACCTGAACGCGGACATAGTCCTGATGCTTGTTGCTCATCGCATAGATGATTTAGAAATGATAGCCTGCCCGACGAGATTGTAGCGGTTCGTTCGTCATCGCACAGATGATTTAGAAATATCAATGTTACCGCCATAGAGTCAGCGCTTGGTTCGTCATCGCACAGATGATTTAGAAATAGAACTTGTCGATGATGTAGATGAGGCAATAGTTATTCATCGCATAGATGATTTAGAAACGTACTTAATAGTGACGGCAAAGTTAGTACGAGTTATTCATCGCATAGATGATTTAGAAAACCATCCACTCACCGGCTTCTTGAATGTTATGGTTTTTCATCGCACAGATGATTTAGAAATTAGGAGGCAAGCCCATTACGCCATCAGTGTCGTTCGTCATCGCACAGATGATTTAGAAAACTATGGCCGTATTTTTGGTACTGCTACTTTAGTTCGTCATCGCACAGATGATTTAGAAATTATTTCGTATGTTGTATAAAGCTCTATGTGCGTTCGTCATCGCACAGATGATTTAGAAAACAGTACCGTTCTAACTCGTCAGTGCTTGTTGGTTACTCATCGCCCAGATGATTTAGAAATTGATCCGTATCTAATACTTTTTTTCCAAATAGTTACTCATCGCCCAGATGATTTAGAAAGGAGTAGTCCAGTTTTCTTTCTGAGCTCTACGGTTGCTCATCGCATAGATGATTTAGAAAACAACTTTTTAAATTTGAATTTATTTTAGCTCGTTCGTCATCGCATAGATGACTTAGAAAATTTGTTGCACAGTAATGGTGTACTACGGGATGTTTCTAATCTCTCAGATGATTTAGAAAATTGAGCTGAAGGAGTAGTAAAACTTGCACATGTTTCTCATCGCACAGATGATTTAGAAACAAACATGAAAACAGAATACGTGCCTGATAATGTTGCTCATCACTTAGATGATTTAGAAAACATGGGAGCTTCCATTTAGATGCGTTATCAATTTATTCATCGCTCAGATAATTTAGAAAATCCATTCAGTTATAGAAAGACCGCCATATAAGTTCGTCATCGCCCAGATGATTTAGAAAATCACAGGAGGCAAATAAGGCCCCACGTATAGGTTGCTCATCGCATAGATGATTTAGAAAATAATGGTCATTTTGGTGATTGAATTATTAATATTTGTCATCGCGTAGATGATTTAGAAAACATCTGTATGCAGATTTTGCTGCGTCCTTACGTTACTCATCGCATAGATGATTTAGAAATGCATTACCACTACGAACAGCGTCATATAACTGTTGCTCATCGCCTAGATGATTTAGAAATCAACGGCAAACTTCGGTCTGTATTTGTATTTGTTTCTCATCGCCTAGATGATTTAGAAAATCGTTTGAATAATATGGACAATCCAACCAATGTTCGTCATCGCTCAGATGATTTAGAAAATTATTCGCTTTACCGATCACTACATTAGGCCGTTGCTCATCGCGGAGATGATTTAGAAAAATGTGCTTTACGGGGATGAGGTATTCTTCCAGTTGCTCATCGCGTAGATGATTTAGAAACGTCAGATTCCAGTAGGTCTAAAGACAGATTCGTTGCTCATCGCATAGATGATTTAGAAAGCACATAAGCATCAAATTTATCACTTCCTTGTGTTGCTCATCGCATAGATGATTTAGAAATTATGTGGGGTTTGGGGCGAAGCTCCATATCTGTTGCTCATCGTGTAGATGATTTAGAAATCAAGTTTTTTGATACTTGGGAAATGTGTTTCGTTGCTCATCGCATAGATGATTTAGAAAAGCTATCCAAAGCGTTCAATGATCATCTTCGGGTTGCTCATCGTATAGATGATTTAGAAAGGATCGAGGCGCAAGAAGATTTATATTTTTTCGTTGCTCATCGCGTAGATGATTTAGAAATTGCATGTGCAACGGCGCGTACGCTGCTAAAAGTTGCTCATCGCCCAGATGATTTAGAAAACATGGGAGCTTCCATTTAGATGCGTTATCAATTTATTCATCGCTCAGATGATTTAGAAATCGCCCCATTCCATCCAAACGCGATTTAAGTAGTTCGTCATCGCATAGATGATTTAATAATTTAAATTTTAAAAAGAAAAAACCCCGAAACTTTCGTTTCAGGGCTTTTCACGAATCTTGGTGGAGATGGCGGGAGTTGAACCCGCGTCCGCCAGCACTACGCTCGAGAATACTACATGCTTAGATATCGTCTATTATTTTAACACCAAGTGACCCGACGAACAGGGTACAAGGTGCGATCCTCTAAGTTTGGTATAAAGCCCCGAGGCTTGACTCTATACGGACTTGTGTGCGTGCGCTACGGTCGGGTTCCTAAACCACAAGTATTCTAGGAAGCGGACAAACTGCCCTTAGGCAGCTAGAGCGTAAGTTTCGTCGTTTGCGACTATTAAAATGCAAATTTTATTTACGAGAGAAAATGCGCTCTCGGCATGCATCTATGAGTTTCATCACCGGCGTCGAAGCCAATAACATCCCCATGAATGTCTGAACATCATAGCATAACTAAAATAAAATGCTGTGCAATTTATCAACAGTCTGCTACTGATGAACATATTTACATAATGGAGAGCCTTTTGCTTTTTTCAAGGGCTACATAAAAAAGCTGCCAAAAATGACAGCTTTTTTTTAAAGTGTGGTCTATAAGGTTCCATTGCCTAACACAATACCTTCACGGCGTGGGTCTACTCCACCTGCGTATTTAGTTTGATTATTAATATTTACTTTCATAATCGTTGAAATACCGCTGGTTTGCGCAGTGTTCGATATACCATGCCCTTTTGCTTTTAAACCTTCAATCAGGTCAACTAAAGAAAGCTGTACATTCGAGCTATCCACATTGGTGTTTTTACTATTGGTCGCGCCAAAGTTTACAAGCGAGGTAGCCTGCTGTGCATTTAAGTTCCAGTCCAATGCACCTACCAAAGTTTTAACTACATATTGAATGATCGTACCGCCACCTGGTGAACCTGTTGCCATATAAAACTCATCTGGCGTGGTGCCTTTAAACACTAAGGTTGGCGCCATGGTACTACGTGGGCGTTTGCCCCCTTCTACACGGTTAGCAACCAGTGCCCCAGTGCTGTCATAAGGGTTCGCGCTAAAATCAGTTAACTGGTTCGATAGCAAGAAACCATCCACCATGTGGAATGAACCCATGCTCGATTCAACAGTCGATGTCATTGAAACCACATTGCCATAGGCATCTACAATCGTGAACTGCGTTGTGCCATGTTCAACAGTGGTGTCGACGCCTGCAGCCGTATTGAAATTACCTGCTGGTGCAACGCCCATACTTTGGTTAGGGTTAATCAGTGCTGCACGTTGTTTTAAGTAATTTTTATCAATAAGACTTGGAATGCCCTGTGCTGGTAAAGCTACAAAGTCAGTGTCTGCGACATATTTGTCACGGTCAGCATAGGCCAAACGCTCTGCTTCAGACACTAAATGCACGCCCATCACATCTGGCACACCGCCTTCATTTTCAGGGTTTTTAGGTGGATAGAGCGACATATCAAAGTTTTCTAAAATACCCAGCGTTTGAGCAACTGCTATCCCTCCCGAAGATGGAGGTGGCATGGTACATACATAGAAACTGTCACGGTAAGTGGTACAAATTGGAGTACGCTTTTTCACTTCATAGTTTGATAAATCCTGTAAGGTCATCAAACTTGGCGTAATTGGAGTTCTTGCTGGGTCATCCCCAACCGTTTGGCCTGCTTTTGCCACAATCGCTTGGGCAATCGGCCCAGTGTGCAATGCATTTGCCCCTTGTACAGCAAGTGCTTCAAGCGTTTTTGCATATTCTTTATTGGTCATGATTTCACCCACTTTGCGTGGTGAACCATCTATATAGAAATAGGTTTTCATTGCATTTGCATCGAGCGCCAAGCTATTTGCATTACTTGCAATCGCATCTGCCAAACGTCCCGGAATGCGGAAACCGTTGTCAGCTAAACCAATGGCTTCATCAAACAACTGGTTCCACTTGAGTTTACCATGCTCTTTTTGTGCTTGTTCAAGCAAACGCATTACACCCGGCACACCAATCGAGCGACCACTACGTCGCGCACTTGGTACAGGTGCTGGTGAATTTGGGTCATCCATATTCTGGCGAATTAAATAATATGGATTAGCTGCGGCTGGTGCGGTTTCACGACCATCATAAGCCGTGACCTGTTTAGTCTTGGCATCGTAATACATCATAAAACCGCTACCAGCAATGGTACTCGACTGTGGCTCGACCAAACCAAGCACTGCTTGTACCGCAACCGCCGCATCGACTGCACTACCGCCTGCTCTTAAAACATCACAACCAGCTTTTACCGCAAGTGGCGTGTTTGCCACCACCATATATTTATCTGAATATTTAACCGTGTTACCAAGTCTATAACCTGATGCACCTTCAGGCGCGGCTGGGTCACCATTTTGGTTTGAGCCCACCACCACGCTTGAACCGTCTTGTGCCAGTTTGCTACAACTGGTCGGGTCATTATCTACAATTAAATTGGGCGGAGTTGTATTTGAGTCATCCTTGGGTTGATCTGAAGAATCATCTCCACATCCTTGTAATAAACCGACTGCTAATAAACTACTGAACAAAAATGAATATTTTATATTCACGTGATAACTCCAATATATACGCTTGCCTATCCATGCAATTGCCATGCAAGCTTCTCTAGTTTTCAGGTATTAAGTTTTTTTAATCTTTGATAAAAATAAGATTTTATAATAGTAAATGTTTGAGGGCGTTTTATCCTGTGCCCTGTATTATGCCTCCTTGCTTGATATCACACGCTTTTATAACTGATCTGCCCGATTCTGGCATGCTTTATTCAACTAAATACAGGCAAAATCTACCATTTACGATCCTAACCTATTTTTTAATAGCGCTAAAAAAAGCACCTTCGAAAAGATGCTTTTTTGTCTTTAGTGGGATGGCATACCGCCTGTATTTCCTTTGGGTTTTGGACATAGCCAAATCACCAGCCCCGCAAAGACAAATACCATCGCAAACAGCAAAAACACATGGTTCGCCGACATGGTAATGGCTTCTTTATCGACGAGGTTTGAAATAATTCCGAGCGTCGAGTCAGCCGAAAAACCATTTTGCATCAGGTTATTTTGAACTTCGGTTGTGTTTAAGTTTGACACCATTTCGCTACGTGCAACTTTGGCATGATCGTCCCACACGGTCACTGCAATTGAAGCACCAATCGCCCCTGCCATGGTTCTTAAAAAGTTCATGAGACCCGCAGCAGAGGCAATTTCTTGCTGGAGTACCGAACCAAGTGCAATGTTGGACAGTGGAATAAAGAAGAACGGCACAGCAAAACCTTGTAGGATTTGCGGCCAAGCCAGTGCCATAAAGTCAGCATCTGTGGTCCAGAATGCCCGCATTAAGGTCACACCACCGAGCAAGATCAAACCGAAACTCGCCAGCGCCCGTGGGTCATGTTTGGTCGAAAGCTTTGCCACAATCGGTGACATGGTCAAACTACCAAAGCCCATGGTTGCGGTTAAATATCCGGCCCATGTTGCGGTATAGGAAAGGTTCATTTGCAGCCACTGCGGAATCAGTACAATGCTGCCAAAGAATGCTCCAAAACCAAGCGATAAGGCCAGTACCGATATAGCAAAGCCCCTATGCCGGAATACTTTCACATCCACCACGGGGTGTTTGTCGGTGAGTTCCCATATGAGGAACACCACAAAACCAATGGCGGCAGTTAAACCTAAAACGATAATGCTCGTGCTATTAAACCAGTCGCGTTCGTGCCCTAAGTCGAGCATGAGCTGTAGCGCACCAATCCAGAGAATTAACAGACCTAAACCGACAGTGTCGATTCTTAAAGAAATTGTTTCTGTTTCAGCTACTCTTAATAAGCGCATTGCTGCTAAAACACAAATAATCCCAACAGGTAGGTTAATAAAGAAAATCCAGTGCCAAGACAGGTTATCACTAATCAGACCACCCAAAATTGGCCCTAAAATTGGCCCAACGACGGTCGTCATTGCCCATAGGCCCATCGCCTGTGCATGCTTTTCTTGAGGGAAAATACGCATCAGCAAGGTTTGGCTGAGCGGCATGAGGGGGCCACCGCATAGACCTTGTCCAATACGGAAAAACACCAGCATGCCTAATGAGTTTGCTAGACCGCACAAAAAAGAAAAAATGGTAAAACCAATCAGGCCAAAAATAAAAACCCGAACGGTTCCAAAGCGGCCTGCCAGCCAACCTGTTAAAGGTACACAAATCGCTTCTGCAACAGCATATGACGTAACAACCCATGTGCCTTGTGTACTTGAAACAGCAAGGTTACCGGTAATATGCGGTACAGATACGTTGGCAATGGTCGTATCGAGCACGACCATAAAGTTCGACAAGGCAATAACAAACGCTGCCAGTAATAAACGGCCACCGCTTAGTTCGGCAAAAGGTGTTTGCGTTTTCATAAGCGTTTACTTCGCAGATAAGTCGACTTTTGCTTCCATCGACAAGCCAACACGCAGTGGGTGTTCAGCAAGTTCTTTCGGGTCAAGTGCAATACGAACTGGTAAGCGTTGAACCACTTTAATCCAGTTACCTGTTGCGTTTTGAGCCGGAATTAAGGCAAAGGCAGAGCCTGTACCACCAGAGAAGCCCATCACTTTGCCGTGATATTCAACGTCATCACCATATAAATCTGAAGTTAGCGTGACAGCCTGACCCGGACGGACTTTTTTCAACTGACTTTCTTTAAAGTTCGCATCTACATATAAATCGTTAAGCGGCACAATCATCATCATGCTCGTGCCCGGCGCAACACGTTGACCGACTTGAATATTACGGCGCGTAACCACACCATCGACTGGTGCACGAATCACGGTACGCTCTAAATCAAGCTGAGCTTGTTCAACATGCGCTTGTGCAACTTGTACATCCGGAGTCGAAGTTTCGCTTACACCTTGAATTAACGCTTCGTTTGCAGCTAAGGTACTTTCAGCAGCTTTACGACTTGAAGACGCTTGTGCTAAACCAGCTTTGGCAAGCTCTAAGCCTGCTTTGGCTGTTTCAACAGCACTTTGTGCTTTAGTGAGTTCTTCTTTAGACACTGCACCAGAGGCAGCAAGTTGCGCACGGCGGTTAAGCTCTAAAGCAGCTTTGTCATAGTCGGCCTGTGCTTGAGCAACTTGTGCTTTGGCACTGTTAATTTCATCAGCACGAACCACAACTTGAGAGTTTAAAGAGCTACTGTTTGCCGCAGTTTGTTTGTATTGGCGTTTTGCTTTGGCAAGCTCTGCCTCAGCTTGAGCCAATGCAATTTTGGCATCACGGTCATCAATACGAACCAGCACGTCACCACGATGTACCGTTTGAGTATCTTTTACAGCAACCTGAGCGACCTGTCCGCTCACCATTGAGGTAATTTGCGCGGTTTCTGCACCGACATAAGCATTATCCGTACTCACCGAGTGATTTAAAAATAATGCCCAGATTGCATATAAAATAGCGGCAATCAATAAAATCAGCGCAAAAAAACCAAGAAATTTCTTGCGCTTGTTTTGGTTGTTGTCATCCGAGGCAGATGTTGTTGGCACTGTTTCTTGTACATTGCTTTGTGCATCAGTCATGGTATGTTCCTAAAGATGAGTTGGCTTTGCCATCAATCTCGCACTACACCTTGTTATAGAGTTTTTATTTTTCTATGAACAAGACATACCGCATTGTCAAAGGAGCTAATTTTAACGCTAAAACCTCATGATATGAGAATAAAAAAATATAACTAATGCGTTCGTTCTAATTAAATTAATGTTTATCTCAAGGTTTTTGTGAAAATTTCTGCTTTTTAACCTCTAAAAAAAGCGCCGTGGCTCAATTTAAAAGCATGATAAACACCCATAATTTTGTACAAATCCAGCATTATGGGGCTACAATACAGCAGTCGGTTGACAGTAATGGAATATCCGCCAACCTATCCTAGTGTAATACCGAACATCGAGATTGTTATGACTTATACGTTCAATCGTCCTGCATTTCCAGCTACTCGCATGCGCCGTATCCGTAAAAATGACCAGTTGCGTGCGATGGTCAGCGAAACACAGCTCACTACCAATCACTTGATTTATCCAGTATTTGTATTACCGGGACAAAATCAAACCCAAGATATTCCAAGTATGCCTAACATTCAGCGTTTGTCGGCAGATTTGTTACTGAAAAAAGCTGAAAGACTTCTGGAATTAGGCGTATCAAAACTGGCTCTTTTTCCAGTTACCCCGCAAGAAGACAAAAGCCTCACCGCAGAAGCAGCATGGTATGAAGATGGTTTAGTACAAACCACCTGCCGTTTGCTTAAAAAAGAATTACCAGAAATGGTGTTAATTACTGATGGTGCTCTCGACCCATACACCACGCATGGTCAAGACGGCATTATTGATGAAACTGGCTATGTGCTTAATGACGAGACTGTAGAATGCTTGATTAAACAAGCTTTAAGTCATGCAGAAGCAGGTGCTGATGTAGTTGCACCAAGTGACATGATGGATGGCCGCATTGGCGCAATTCGTCAGGCTTTAGAAGCCAATGGTCACATCTACACCAACATCATGGCCTACTCTGCAAAATATGCATCTAGCTTCTATGGTCCGTTCCGTGATGCTGTTGGCTCTGCATCCAACCTAAAAGGTGGTAATAAATATAACTACCAGATGGACTTTGCCAACCGTGCCGAGGCGTTACATGAAATCGCACTTGATATTCAAGAAGGCGCCGACATGGTGATTGTAAAACCGGGCATGCCATATCTGGATGTGGTACGTGAAGTGAAAGATACCTTTGGTATTCCAACATTCATTTACCAAGTGAGTGGCGAATACGCCATGTTAGCGGGCGCAATTCAAAATGGCTGGTTATCAGACTCAGTGATTTTAGAATCACTCATGTGCTGCCGCCGCGCAGGTGCAGACGGGATCTGGACTTACTTTGCAGAAACCGCTGCCGAAAAACTCAAGGAAATGAACTAAGTTCGCAGAGAAAGGATAACACTGCATGCATATTGCAATCATTGGCGCGGGCATAAGTGGATTAATGTCTGCGCTGGAGTTGGTTGAACAAGGCTGCACAGTCAGCATTTTTGATCAACAACAAGCGGGACAAGCAGCCTCTTGGGCTGGCGGAGGTATTCTCTCTCCGATGTATCCGTGGCGCTATGTGCATGCAGTGAACCAACTTGCTCAATTTGGTAAAGCCTCTTATCAAGCATGGAACCAAAAGCTCTACCCTGTTACAGGGATTGATTTTGAAATTCATGACACAGGTATGCTGATTTTTGATGAAGAAGATTTTGACGTTGGGCTTTCCTACGCCGAGCAGCATCAAGAACCGATGCAGCGCTGTGAATATTTACAGCGAGATGCGCTAGAGCAAGTCAACCCGCATATTTCTGATCAGTTTCAAGAAGCGATTTATTTCCCTGAACTGTCTAATATTCGCAACCCGCGCGTATTACAATCCCTCATTAGCTATTTAAAACAACATCCAAATGTTGATTTTTTTGAGCACTCGGCTGTTAAAAAACTGATTCAACAAGGTGATGTGATACAAGCTCTACAAACCGAGGATGGTCGCAAACATACAGCAGATCATTTTGTAATAACTTCGGGTGCTTGGAGCCATTACTGGAACTCACAATTACAACTCGAAATTCCAGTCGAACCTGTTCAAGGTCAAATGCTGCTATTTAAAACCCCTGCTCACTGGCTACCAACCATGTGCATGAATCGAGTGATGTATCTTATTCCTCGTATGGACGGTCATATTGTTTGTGGGTCAAGCATGGCACATCGTGGTTTCGACACCTCTACCGATGAAACCACCCAGCACAATATTTTAGAAGCATGTTTGGAAATGGTGCCTGAACTGGCCGATTTCCCGATCGTACAACGCTGGGCAGGCCTCAGACCAAGTTCACCAAATGGTGTTCCCTATATTGGCAAAATGCCTGAAATGGATAACCTATGGGCAAACTTTGGTCATTTTAGAAATGGCTTATGTATGGGCGCAGGCTCTGCGCAATTGCTCCGTCAGCTTATGCTGGGTCAACCGACCTTAGTTGATGCCAAAGCATATTCACCAGAGCGTTTGCAAAATAAAATCTTAGCCTGACGCCAATATATTCTCTAAAGCCATTTTTAATTGTGGATAAGCAAACTCAAATCCTTCTGCTTGCAGGGCTGCGGGCTTAACAAATTGACCATTTAAGATCAATTGCGACTGCTCCCCTAACAAACAGCGAAAAACTGTGCTTGGTGCCGACAATAGTGGTTTCTTATTGAGCACCGCGCCAGCTTGTTCAACAAAAGCTTTTTGAGTCACGTTTTCAGGCGCTACGACATTATGAATTTGAGCAGATTGAGGATGCTGAAATATAAACTCGATAGCGTTTAATACATCTTCAATATGTACCCATACTACTGGCTGACGCCCATGACCAATTTGACCCACTAAATTGAGTCGAATCGGAAGCAACATTTTAGGCAAAATGCCACCGCCCTGCCCAAACACTACGCCTAAGCGAATAATTTTAGTATTTTGCTGAGGATCTGCCAAAGCTGCGTGTTCCCACTCTTGGCAAAGCTCGGACATAAAAATAGGCTGTGGCGTGCTTTGTTCAGTGCACACTTCTGTCCACTTTTCCTGGTCATCAATCCCGTAATAACCAATGGCTGAACCAGACACAATCACTTCCGGAAAAATTTCAGACTGCTTGAGCCATGCATACAGTTTTCGGGTCGTGTTTACTCGGCTTTCAATGAGTTGTTTTTTACGTGACTCGGTCCAACGTTTTTCGCCAATATTTGCACCGGCCAAATTCACCACATAGTCAATTTGACGTGTCGAAATATCTTCAAACTGTTGTACCCATTGCAAGGCAGGATGGTCAGATTCCTTTCCAGCCTGCCGTGTCACAGCAATCACGTTATAATTTTTTTGTAGTAGGAACCTAATTAAATGCGTGCCAATAAAACCGCTGGCACCCGTAATTAATACATTCTTATTCATATTTCCTCCTAGGCTGAGGATTCAAGTTTTATTTAATTGTATAAGACTCATTTATATTTAAACGTATGAGTTTTCATAGTGATCTATTGCACGTTAAACATTTTGTCAGCCATGCGCTGTGCCTGTTTGCCATAAAACCAGTAAGTAATTAAATAAAGCGGAATAGCTAACATTAAAAGCATGATCACCATAATACTTAAGAACTGAGGCTGTTTGAGGTAAAGCATAAAGTTTTGCAAAATCTCAGGGTCTTTTCTGGCAAATAAAAATAGGCCAAATAAAACACCACACAAGTTATAGCCCCAAAAAATCAGACTAAAACCTAAAGTAAATTTCTTTTTTTCTTGTACAGTCGGAGCACGGCGTTCTTTCTTTAAAAATTTAAATAAGACAAAAATCATTGCGCCTAAATATGGAACGGCTGTTAAAATACCGCCTACACTCGCTGGTAATACTGCTGCAACCACACCTACAATTAAGGTAAGCACAATGCATAAAGCAAAAAACCAGAGATAGTAAGAACGTAATTTGGTCATATTTTTGCCTAATTTATGGGTTCAAAAAATAATTATAAATTTTTTTCGATTTTTTTTCATTTTTCTGTCAACCAATCCTGATCTCTTGACGTTATATAGGGTAATAAGGTCGCAGCAACCGAATACTTCCTTTGCACGGCATCCGCAAAATTGTTTCGGTGACCTTTCATTACGACTCTTTCCTTCCTTCGGATTAGGTTTTGTTAGCAGCCGAAACCCTTGATGAAGCTTTTGACCGACGATTCTCTCATCACTCGAATCGTCGGTTTTTATTTTTTAGCACTTTTATTTATTTTACGCTCACCATACACAATAGTTCTTTCGTGGCTATAAAGGCTATGCGTATACTTTTTGCACCATAAAAATGATTTAAATAATATGAACAATATTGCCTATTTTGAAATCCAGTCTTCAAACCCTGCCCGCGATGCGCAGTTTTATCAAGCTGTGTTTGGCTGGCAATTTAAACTCGATGAAAGCCTACCGATTGAATATTACCGTATCGAAACGCC
This genomic stretch from Acinetobacter pittii harbors:
- the ggt gene encoding gamma-glutamyltransferase family protein: MNIKYSFLFSSLLAVGLLQGCGDDSSDQPKDDSNTTPPNLIVDNDPTSCSKLAQDGSSVVVGSNQNGDPAAPEGASGYRLGNTVKYSDKYMVVANTPLAVKAGCDVLRAGGSAVDAAVAVQAVLGLVEPQSSTIAGSGFMMYYDAKTKQVTAYDGRETAPAAANPYYLIRQNMDDPNSPAPVPSARRSGRSIGVPGVMRLLEQAQKEHGKLKWNQLFDEAIGLADNGFRIPGRLADAIASNANSLALDANAMKTYFYIDGSPRKVGEIMTNKEYAKTLEALAVQGANALHTGPIAQAIVAKAGQTVGDDPARTPITPSLMTLQDLSNYEVKKRTPICTTYRDSFYVCTMPPPSSGGIAVAQTLGILENFDMSLYPPKNPENEGGVPDVMGVHLVSEAERLAYADRDKYVADTDFVALPAQGIPSLIDKNYLKQRAALINPNQSMGVAPAGNFNTAAGVDTTVEHGTTQFTIVDAYGNVVSMTSTVESSMGSFHMVDGFLLSNQLTDFSANPYDSTGALVANRVEGGKRPRSTMAPTLVFKGTTPDEFYMATGSPGGGTIIQYVVKTLVGALDWNLNAQQATSLVNFGATNSKNTNVDSSNVQLSLVDLIEGLKAKGHGISNTAQTSGISTIMKVNINNQTKYAGGVDPRREGIVLGNGTL
- a CDS encoding DHA2 family efflux MFS transporter permease subunit, producing MKTQTPFAELSGGRLLLAAFVIALSNFMVVLDTTIANVSVPHITGNLAVSSTQGTWVVTSYAVAEAICVPLTGWLAGRFGTVRVFIFGLIGFTIFSFLCGLANSLGMLVFFRIGQGLCGGPLMPLSQTLLMRIFPQEKHAQAMGLWAMTTVVGPILGPILGGLISDNLSWHWIFFINLPVGIICVLAAMRLLRVAETETISLRIDTVGLGLLILWIGALQLMLDLGHERDWFNSTSIIVLGLTAAIGFVVFLIWELTDKHPVVDVKVFRHRGFAISVLALSLGFGAFFGSIVLIPQWLQMNLSYTATWAGYLTATMGFGSLTMSPIVAKLSTKHDPRALASFGLILLGGVTLMRAFWTTDADFMALAWPQILQGFAVPFFFIPLSNIALGSVLQQEIASAAGLMNFLRTMAGAIGASIAVTVWDDHAKVARSEMVSNLNTTEVQNNLMQNGFSADSTLGIISNLVDKEAITMSANHVFLLFAMVFVFAGLVIWLCPKPKGNTGGMPSH
- a CDS encoding EmrA/EmrK family multidrug efflux transporter periplasmic adaptor subunit; this encodes MTDAQSNVQETVPTTSASDDNNQNKRKKFLGFFALILLIAAILYAIWALFLNHSVSTDNAYVGAETAQITSMVSGQVAQVAVKDTQTVHRGDVLVRIDDRDAKIALAQAEAELAKAKRQYKQTAANSSSLNSQVVVRADEINSAKAQVAQAQADYDKAALELNRRAQLAASGAVSKEELTKAQSAVETAKAGLELAKAGLAQASSSRKAAESTLAANEALIQGVSETSTPDVQVAQAHVEQAQLDLERTVIRAPVDGVVTRRNIQVGQRVAPGTSMMMIVPLNDLYVDANFKESQLKKVRPGQAVTLTSDLYGDDVEYHGKVMGFSGGTGSAFALIPAQNATGNWIKVVQRLPVRIALDPKELAEHPLRVGLSMEAKVDLSAK
- the hemB gene encoding porphobilinogen synthase; its protein translation is MTYTFNRPAFPATRMRRIRKNDQLRAMVSETQLTTNHLIYPVFVLPGQNQTQDIPSMPNIQRLSADLLLKKAERLLELGVSKLALFPVTPQEDKSLTAEAAWYEDGLVQTTCRLLKKELPEMVLITDGALDPYTTHGQDGIIDETGYVLNDETVECLIKQALSHAEAGADVVAPSDMMDGRIGAIRQALEANGHIYTNIMAYSAKYASSFYGPFRDAVGSASNLKGGNKYNYQMDFANRAEALHEIALDIQEGADMVIVKPGMPYLDVVREVKDTFGIPTFIYQVSGEYAMLAGAIQNGWLSDSVILESLMCCRRAGADGIWTYFAETAAEKLKEMN
- a CDS encoding NAD(P)/FAD-dependent oxidoreductase; its protein translation is MHIAIIGAGISGLMSALELVEQGCTVSIFDQQQAGQAASWAGGGILSPMYPWRYVHAVNQLAQFGKASYQAWNQKLYPVTGIDFEIHDTGMLIFDEEDFDVGLSYAEQHQEPMQRCEYLQRDALEQVNPHISDQFQEAIYFPELSNIRNPRVLQSLISYLKQHPNVDFFEHSAVKKLIQQGDVIQALQTEDGRKHTADHFVITSGAWSHYWNSQLQLEIPVEPVQGQMLLFKTPAHWLPTMCMNRVMYLIPRMDGHIVCGSSMAHRGFDTSTDETTQHNILEACLEMVPELADFPIVQRWAGLRPSSPNGVPYIGKMPEMDNLWANFGHFRNGLCMGAGSAQLLRQLMLGQPTLVDAKAYSPERLQNKILA
- the yfcH gene encoding TIGR01777 family oxidoreductase, with the protein product MNKNVLITGASGFIGTHLIRFLLQKNYNVIAVTRQAGKESDHPALQWVQQFEDISTRQIDYVVNLAGANIGEKRWTESRKKQLIESRVNTTRKLYAWLKQSEIFPEVIVSGSAIGYYGIDDQEKWTEVCTEQSTPQPIFMSELCQEWEHAALADPQQNTKIIRLGVVFGQGGGILPKMLLPIRLNLVGQIGHGRQPVVWVHIEDVLNAIEFIFQHPQSAQIHNVVAPENVTQKAFVEQAGAVLNKKPLLSAPSTVFRCLLGEQSQLILNGQFVKPAALQAEGFEFAYPQLKMALENILASG